gcatcttttgtggcatatgaatgttatttctgagagtgagtgaattctttctatcttgagttcctaattgtacTTAAatttcattgtgtgtggaactactttcttttgttgtgtgagggcactcgattcatgaaggaaaggtaatgtttgACCTCtctgttagagtaagtgagcgggttatatataatgcgtggtacttttgagtcaaatcttgaggctaggatgctacagtattgtacttaatctgttttaaatattcttggtgtgatgagttatgagagttgtttaaaaaggtcgtgtctatatgaagtgaagtttgattgctcgaggacgagcaatggtttaagtgtgaggtgttgatggtaggctataatctcgtgttttagtctcttattgcactccaatttactgcactttattcgttttgagctttaatcgctagtgtttcacactaattgtatattttatgccttgtaggagtgattctgagctatgtagatgttatggaatgaattcgagctatttggagctttgaagtctgagtaaaagcccaagggattaagcttGGATCGCGTTCAGGGGTCGAAAATCACATCTGGATGTCAAAACACATGGAaaaatccgtactctgagaaatcccCACAGTCGCGGTGCGTGGGGCGCCGCGCGTGTGTATTTTTCTGCTGCCTAACAGATttcaactctctggatttccaCACTAATGCCCCGCATAGCACATCGCCCCATGCGGCATGCCTATGCAAATTTTACAGAATaattgtcctatttcgcgtaggaaaaggtgatttcatttgggcccgaccctacttggtataaatacatggaaaacgttattttctggactttttaCACACTGTAGAGTtagggaggctaaggaggagttggagaagcaaaagcaaaggagttcatcattcaatcctcactcaagacccgagtttggatcattttatgttttcctttactttaaacatattcgtgatgaattactccatatctatggagtagttctctttacgatttgatggatttggtgtattgatatttgtttgtggattataactctagttttatgtattgaatcattttggatgatttaattgtagcatctatattcacatgttcatgtaatcgagagaggcataacttgtgatatctttgcattatcttgttggttgatttcattaattcttcttagtaatcgaaagaggctagttgaatcattgattaaacctagttaggaggataatcgagagaggttctcctaaagaccaatccattacgcattcttgcatatcttcaaaGAGCTTAAATTGTTTCATATTAAGAGGtcgagacttaatcgagagaggagtttctaccaaacaattgtactgataattaagtgaattcgagaggctcacttgaacattagaagtgaattatctagagttaaatctcagacaattatcttgcacttatcctatcaaaactatattttctcccattgatatctttgTTTGCTTAGtccttgcttcgattgtcattagtcaattagctctagattcttagttaattttagtattaattacataaatctaaattgttgatcatcttggatagcaatatagctacaaactatgataatcctatttaactccaatccatgtagatacgatattatattatactatattcgactagcgagcatatttaagtatgTGTTTTGCGCTCTTCAGATTTTCACCTaaaaaccttgggtaagtgattctaatctatttataatcatattccatcaacatatcttggattttaacatcaaaatcatgtgaatcaaagtgaaaaattgtgaaactttgtcaagtttttgaaaaataagaaattgagttttgagggttgatttggactcagattttgaaactaatcacatatatgaactcgtggggtcatgggtagtcaaaatctaccattggacccgggttttgattagacgggccccgggttgactttttggaaaaagtgtaaagatcttagctttatccaTTGCAATTGAAttctctagcattgtttgatgatattaagtcgattttggttagatttgagttgtGTGGAGGCGAATATTAAGGGAAAACCTATTTTCGAGTATTGAAttagcctaattgaggtaagtgtcttgccttaCTTTGTGTGGGAAAACTACCCcattaggattggtattgtttgagtcaattgtgctaagtgaaatccgcgtacgcaaggtgacgagtgggtacacgggttgtacctggtatttgaccggtttaggctacttagactattttcatgctttaattgaaatgccatatcatgttctaaattctcttagtcaatctattcttacttgtgttagtctatccttacatgccttaaatgatttcATTAACACTTGTTCGACctcctaattgataaattgctctcatgctttagttgaacgtgttgcctcttttattgttacatgatatctcttcattgttgattatcattatttgaagtcattatacatgttatctctttcattgttgattatcattaattgaagttattgttcatgttacctctttcattgttgactattattatttaaagttattgttcatgttatttcttcattgttgattttcattatttgaagtcattgttacacgttatctcttccattgtgagttattattatttaacatcgtggttatacattgtctctcattattgagttattgatgttgaagttgtgaaggccgttatcacgttgaggcaaaattgatattgttgaaacatcttccttTTCGAGCatttttacattcattgttgttgttgatatttttgtaCCCATTGTGGTGGAGCCGTGTGcaattgttgtggaaatattgatattgtggaTTATTGCcaaattgtgatatatgggcacttgtggtgcgagttgttatttataaagacccggtcggtcgttttgagtgttgttgccttgttcccccatttactgcttatgtTATGCTCAATTgtcattatgtgacttgccagggtagttggttcggttccgggGATGCTTTGAAATGAggtgagacacttagtctcaaggttggaagcttaagttgaaaaggttgatcggatattgatttaGTTCcgatagctctgttgggtgatttcagacttaagagtgtgtccggcTAGTGATTTgtaggtccgtagttgatttaggattgaaatgacgaaagttggaaaattagaagttttagaaattgaaaagtatgaccgagagttaactttgtggttaccgggctcggattttggttccaggaattggagtaagtccgttgtgtcatttatgacttgtgttcaaaatttgaggtcaatcaaacttgatttgataggttttgacatcgattgtagaagttggaatttcctagttttcattaagcttgtattgaggtgcgattcatgtttttaatgttgtttgatgtgatttgagggctcgactaagttcgtatcgtgttttaggaattgttggtgtgtttggataaggtcacgggggcctcggatggagttcagatggttaacggatcaaagttTGGAATTGAAGGACGGCTGAAGTGCACCAGGTCTGGTGCGATCACACCTGCGGAGTTTTGATCACAGATGCGAGCTCAAAGAAGTGAGCaggggatcgcagaagcggcctggaaGGAAGTGggcagtggtcacaggtgcgaggttattttccgcacctgcgtggtcgcagatgcggcataTTGGGTGCAGAAGCGGAGTTGGGTCAGCTAGGGGACttacgcaggtgcgatggtaTTCCCACACCTGCAAGAGCGCATATACGAAGAAGGTCATGCAGGTGTTGAAGTAGGAGTCGCCAGGAGAACCACAGAAGTGGATGATTtgtcgtggttgaatgggcttccggattttgtaacttttatcggattctgaGAGTGGgctcgggggtcgacttttgagcTGACTTTTctacttttgattaagaacttagtattttcttatggaattgattcctttagctcgtgttgattgtatcaaattgtttgtggctagattcgaggcagtcataggccgattcgcgaggcaagggcttattgaaGTAGGGATTTGTACGGTTagaagtaagtaacacttctaaacttggttctgagggtatgaaaccctgaattacatgttatgtgatatgtattgaggtgacacacatgctaggtgacgaacgTGTGGGAGTGCATCGTATGacttgtgacttggtcaattccatagaACTGTATTGTTGAATAATCTTGTCGTTATCTTTATATTCTCCATgcgttagagaaattgagctacaagtcatgttagaaatcatgcttaggctatatgctggtactattgcGAGCCATAAAGGTCATGTTTCATGTTGAAAATATTTGCTAAAAttacaattatgtactcagttatagctattatttgcatatcatatcttagtctcagttgcaatttattgatacattatgtAATCATTATTttggctgattatcatgattcttgtgagcccgagagactagagagattgatgactgagtgaggacgaggggTTGACTGtggggatatttatgggatcgggctgcacgccgcagcatattttattgattcatgccatgattggcttattatagcgcttgggctggatttgCCCCTCCAGAGTCTACACACCCATATTAagagcaggtacctactgagtgagagTGAGAGTGCGAGTGAGAgtgtgagtgcgagtgccgagcgattgggaggattgtgtgactgtgaggatggagtgatattaaggaatgagtgattgtgaggatggagtgactgggaggactgagtgattgatactctgagagtatgcatatgatttaaTCATTGTTTTTTTGTACTTCAGTTGGCATATATAACTGACATGTCGATATCAAGATGTATCATAtcttgtttcaattgaacttgtcATATCTTACCTGTTTGAgctttaactgttaaacttggaGCATGCCTACATTTGTGCACTATAattctgtaattgaactatacttatgaagctcgtcactactttcagcccaatagttagacttgttacttactgagttggttgtactcacactataccctgcacttcatgtggagatccaggtgtttccagaCACGGTGGTTGTTGATCCTTAGAGTTTACAGTCatttggagattatcgaggtagctgtccTGGCATCTGCAGACATTGACTCTCCGCCCCTATCCCTTAGTTTTACTTATGCAGTTTCAGTTTCTTAGACAGTCTTTCAAATTTTGtatttgtatagatgctcatgtacttagtgacaccctggttttgggaaaCTTCTGTGTCGAGTTGTGATGGTTTTATCCAGTTTTATGAGATTTTTGCTTATTTAAACATGTTTTAGTatattttaagtttgaaagtGTTGGTATGactgagttgtcggcttgcctagtatcatgataggcgtcatcacaacAGGTTgagttttgggccgtgacaactttgtatcaaagcctaggttacataggtctcacgagtcatgagcaagttgagtagagtcttgtagattggtatggagacgtctgtacttatcttcgagaggctgtcgaacccttaggaaaacttcacattcttgtattcttgccgtgcaaatttgttgattctgggaactaaacttatgttattctattctctcactgatggtgaggacacgtgctaccggaccgGATGGACAACCACTAGTACCAccggctagggccacgagaggtcggggccgaggtgcagctcgtacaatgGCTAGAGCAGCACtggcagatccaccagttgttcCAACTCAGGAGCAAGTTctagatgtggttgagccagtggggccaacTCAGgaaccagctgtgcccattgcgATTACAGGCCTTCATGAGGCTTTTGCTtagatattgactgtatgcagTAGCCTTGCTCAAGCGATTTCTGTTCAGACTGCGCCAGCCACTTCTCatgccgggggaggtactcaaacTCTTgccacccgtactccagagtaggtgatgcagggacttcagacatcgggggtactaccagcccagctggttgcagttgctcaggcccaggtaggtcccgttatgagtgatgagtatcaaaagagactagagaggtttgggaggctccagtctcaatcattcagtggggctgagtcagagaattcccaggacttcttggataggttccAGCGGATTTTTCGcacgacgggtattctggagactagtagagtctcctttactacttttcagctatcaggggctgccttcagatagtGGGAGGCATATGAGAGGAGCAGGCCAGTCGGTGTTgtaccactttcatggcatgagttcttcattctcttcttggagaagtttgtgctacAATCCCGCAGGGATAGGTTACGCAGGTAGTTCGAGCTGCTATGTCATAAAGGCATGtatgtgacccagtatgagatgagattttcaaagttggctcgtcacgcagtttggttggttcccactaagagggagaggattaggaagttcattgatggcctcaactatcaaTTGCATTTCGTTATGACTCAGGAGAGTGTATCGGGTGCTTGGTtcaacgaggtggttgatattgctcgacgGCTAGAGATGGTCCTTAGttaggagtgtgaggagagggaggccaagaggcctcgtggttcaggtggttttagtggtgttccttctgggggcagtACTACCACAACAGAGGTCGTCCTTATCTACCCGCTCAGATGGCTCTTCcagttcatcatggtgcatcagctagacATGGTTCGTAGAGTGCTCGTTTGGGTCAGTCCATCTAGCAGTTACTCTGGTACTCGGGGCCCGATTTATCCCTGACCACCACCAGCAgagagttgctttgagtgcggggagtttgggcattTGTGGAGACAATGTCTCCGTCGCTCGGGATGTCTAGTTTAGCATAGGGGTCAGGCtatgacttctgcaccagttacTTTACCACCCACCCAACCAGCTCAGGGTGGGGCCCAGGCAgatagaggtcaccctagagggggagtccgatcaggtggtggtgaggcccgattctatgttattcttgctaggccagatgttgttgcttcagatgcagtgatcacatgtattatctcAGTGTACCACAGagatgcttccacattatttgaccctggttctacttattcttatgtatcatcctattttactcattatttggAAATTCCTCacgagtccttagtttcacttgttcatgtatctacgccggtgggtgacactattattgtggatcgtgtatatcggtcgtgtgtagtgactattgggggattgtagactagagttaatctcttattgcttagtatggtcgatttcgacgtgattttatgtatggattggttgtctccatgtcatgttattatggattgtcacgctaagaccgtgacctTGGCGATGctgggttgccaaggatcgagcgGTGAGgttctttagattatgttcctagcagggtgatttcttatttgaaggctcaacggatggttgggaaggggtgtttttcatatttgtcctttgtgagggatgttggtgctcaTACCtctactattgattctattccggtggtgcgagacttttaggatgtgtttcctacagacctgacgggcatgccacccgacagggatattgacttggtgccgggcactcagcccatttctattcctccgtatcgtatggcaccaactgagttgaaggaattgaaagagcagcttcttgaccttcttgataaggggtttattaggcctagtgtgtcaacttggggtgcaccgattctatttgtaaagaagaaggatggtactatatcgatgtgcatcgattataggaagttgaacaaagttacaatcaagaacaagtatcctttgtcgtgtattgatgatctatttgaccagcttcatggagcgagggtgttctctaagattgatttgaggtctgggtatacccagttgaagatttgggactcggatatactaaagacgacattcaggacccgttatggtcactatgagttccttgtgatgtcttttgggctgaccgaCGCCCCAaaaacattcatgcatctgatgaacattgtatttcagccatatctcaACTTGTTTGTCaaagtattcattgatgacatccttttgtactcatgtagccaggaggagcatgcccaacatttaaggattgtattacagcggttgagggaggagaaactttatgccaagttctccaagtgtgagttttggcttagttcggtggcattcttggggcacatggtgtccagtgagggaattaaggtggatccaaagaagatagaggcggttcaaagttggcccaTATCGtcctcagctactgagattcggaggtTTCTCAgcttggcgggttattatcgtcgattcgtgaaGGTTTTCTCGTCTATTActgcacctttgaccaaattgacccagaagggtgctcctttcaggtggtcggatgagagtgatgagagctttcagaagctcaagactgccttgaccataactccagttctagttctgccttCAGCGTTTGGAtattatacagtatattatgatgtttctcggattggtattgggtgtgtcttgatgcaggagggtagagcgATTGATTATGCTCCGCTCtagttgaatccccatgagaagaactaccatgttcatgatttggaattggctgcatcattcatacattgaagattttgaggcattatctctatggtgtgtcttgtgaggtatttatggatcatcgaagtctccaacacttgttcaaatagaaggatctaaatttgaggcagtggaggtggttggagctgctaaaggactatgatattaccattatgtatcatcccgagaaggctaatgtggtggcagaTGCCTAGAGTAGAAAGACGGTGAGTAtgagtagccttgcatttattcctgttggtgagagaccggttgtagttgatgttcaggccctggccaaccagttcgtgagattagatatttcggagcccagtcgagttctagcttgtgtggtttctcggtcttccttatatgatcgtatcagagagcgccagtatgatgatccccatttgcttgtccttaaggagacggttcaacacggtgatgccaaggatgttactattaGGGATTAATGGGGTGTtaaggatgcagggtcagatttatgtgcctaatgtagatgggttacgtgagttgatccttgaggaggctcacagttcacggtattccattcatccgggtgctgtgaagatatatcaggacttgcggcagcactattagtggaggaggataaaaaaggatatagtggggtttgtagctcggtgcctaaactgtcagtaagtgaagtatgagcattagagatcgggcggattgcttcagaggcttgagattccggagtggaaatgggagcgtatcaccatggattttttagttgggctcccacggacttcgaggaagtttgatgctatttgggtgattatggatcaattgaccaagtccgcgcatttcattccagttgggactatttattcttcggagcagttgactgagatctacatccgcaagaatgttcgccttcacggtgtgccagtatccatcatttcagatcagggcacacagtttacatttggagagcagtgcaccgagagttgggcacacaggttgagttaagtacaatatttcaccctcagacggatatacagtccgagcgcattattcagatatttgaggatatgctacgtgcttgtgtcatagatttcgggggttctttgGATCACTTTCTGCtgctcgcagagtttgcctaccaCAACAACTgccaatcaagcattcagatggctccatatgaggctttgtatgggagacggtatcAGTCTCCAATGGGATGGTATGAGCCGAGTGAGACTAGGTTGTTGACTACTAACTTAGTTTAGGATGCTTTGAAttaggttaagttgattcaagatcggcttcacacgatgcagtctaggcagaagagttatgccgatcggaaggttcgcgatgttgcttacatggtgcgggagaaggtactactcaaggtttcacccataaagggtgttatgaggttcgggaagaagggcaagttcaaCCCTCGGTACATTGGTCCGTTTGAGGTgtttcagaggattggagaggtggcttccAAGCTTGCCTTGGCGCCTAGTCTGCCGaatgttcatccagtgtttcatgtctctatgctccgaaagtatgtcggtggcccttctcatgttttggatttcagcacggttcagttggatggtgatttgacttatgatgtggagccagtgacCATTTTGGATTGACTGGCTTGAAAGTTGTGATCAAAGagcatagcttcagtgaaggtgtagtggaggggtcagccagttgagaaggctaacttgggagactgagcgggagatgcagagcagatatccaggCCTActtgagactccaggtacgtctctagacccgttcgaggacaaacatttgttcaagagggggaggatgtaacgacccggctagtcgttttgagtgttgtattATGCTCTATTgtcattatgtgacttgccggggtaatttgTTCTGTTTTGGGGATGCTTtgaaatgagttgagacacttagtctcaaggttggaagcttaagttataaaggttgaccagatgtggacttatgtgtaaatggctctggaatggagttttgatggttccgatagctctgttgggtgatttcaAACTTCGAAATGTGtacggatagtgatttggaggcccgtagttcatttaggcttgaaatggcgaacgtTGTAAAATTAGAAGTTatggaaattgagaagtttgaccgagagttgactttgtggttaccaagctcgaattttggttctgggagttggagtaggtccattgtatcatttatgacttgtgtgcaaaatttgaggtcaatcgaacttgatttgatatgtttcggcatcgattgtagaagttgtaatttcctagttttcattaggcttgaattcagGTGTGAtttatgtttttgatgttgtttcatgtgatttgagggctcgactaagttcgtatcatgttttaggacttgttggtgtgttttgttgaggtcccgggggcctcgggtggagtttggatggttaacggatcaaagttTGGAATTGAAGGACTGCGGAAGTGCACCAGGTCTGGTGCGATCACACTGCGGAGTTTTGATCGCAGgtacgagctcgcagaagcaagcagGGTATCGCAAAAGCGTCCTGGAAGGAAGTGggaagtggtcgcaggtgcgaggttattttccgcacctgcgtagtcgcagatgcgacgtgTTAGGCGCAGAAGCAGAGTTGGGTCAGCTAGGggacttgcgcaggtgcgatggtattcccgcacctgcgagagtGCAAATGCGAAGAAGGTCGCGCAGGTGCAGAAGCATGAATCGCCAAGAGAACCGCATAAGCGGAGCATTTGTCGCTTATGCGATACCGCAGAAGTGGGTAAGTTGGTTGCATGTTTGAAAAGCCCTGGACAGAATATaaatgttgggttccgaggtttTTAACATttcttgactttgcaaactcggattAAGGTGAGTTTTAGAGGGATTTCAAGGGATttattgaggtaagtcacttgtgatcatttttattcaataatattgtttcctcattgaatttcccacatagtttgtgtgttttttatgtggaattttgggagtttgtatctagggatttggagagtttaatttggggatttgagttgtgatttgatatcgaaatttgataaatatggtatggttggactcgtggtggaatgggctttcggattttgtaacttttatcagattccgagacatgggcccggggttcgacttttgagttgactttttgacttttgattaagaacttagtattttcttatgaaattgattcctttagctcgtgttgactGTAGCAAATTGTTTGTGGCTACATTCGAGGAATTCGGAGGCCGCTTCGCGAGGTAAGGGCTTATTGAAGTAGgaatttgcacggtttgaggtaagtaacacttctcaacttggttctgaggatatgaaaccccgaattacgtgttatgtgattggtgttgaggttacgcacatgctaggtgacgggcgtgtgggcatgtacCTTAGGAATtttgacttggtcaattccatggaactgtatagttgaataatcttgtcgttatccgtatattctccatgtgttagagaaattgagctgcaagtcatgttagaagtcatgcttaggctacatgcttgtactattgggacccacagaggtcgtgttgcaTGTTgaaattatttgcttaaattgcaattat
This sequence is a window from Nicotiana tomentosiformis chromosome 5, ASM39032v3, whole genome shotgun sequence. Protein-coding genes within it:
- the LOC138892829 gene encoding uncharacterized mitochondrial protein AtMg00860-like, encoding MVSSEGIKVDPKKIEAVQSWPISSSATEIRRFLSLAGYYRRFVKVFSSITAPLTKLTQKGAPFRWSDESDESFQKLKTALTITPVLVLPSAFGYYTVYYDVSRIGIGCVLMQEGRAIDYAPL